One segment of Solanum stenotomum isolate F172 chromosome 1, ASM1918654v1, whole genome shotgun sequence DNA contains the following:
- the LOC125860219 gene encoding uncharacterized protein LOC125860219, protein MDKFLIKLPKPKDGQPSSSSNQPFVSSQVAPKVQRHTNSFPLSNMDSMLDFNSLEADPKDRMPISSYGPNIRDAVRRYYIQKKPCQPVDHIFPKTKFVDKMRQFRPTWFKRRSQWLEYSIKADAAFCLCCYLFKNELESRGNARDSFTRDGFRCWNKALERFKKHVGKVNSIHHKCFNRMQDLKNQRQSIQSSFDKQSEKARSDYRMRLNASIDVARFLLTSEFPFRGHDESEGSEYKGAFLELLKWYGDRSFDVGRVILGNAPQNDMMICPTIQKDIVEACAKETTKAIIEDLDGDYFGILVDESKDVSHKEQMALILRYVNKSGMVIERFLGIVHVNDTSSQSLKKAIYSLLLDHSLCTSKIRGQGYDGASNMQGEINGLKSLILQDTSSAYSIHCFAHQLQLALVGLSKKNSDVDNFFYVLTNILNTIGASFKRRDSLRQHQEDKLEELLKFGEVHTGQGLNQERGLQRPGDTRWGSHFKTLDNFLILFSSIVNVLKDMKRDCPYHLDRFAAENLLSKIHEFEFVFMLHLMFKVLLLTNELNKVLQKKDQDIVNAMGLLDLSKKRLQMMREDEWDSMMDEVSLFCGKHGISIPKMNEDYSNGKSKRKRSNISYLHHFRVEVFYAVIDLALQELNNRFDVVTSDLLLGMASLSPVDSFANFHKDRIMKLAEYYPSEFGDKELRELNFQLDDFIVYAQKCDSKFLNLKGIKDLAKVMIETKLDQTWSLVYLLVKLTLIIPVATASVERAFSSMKYIKNDLRNRMDEDLLNGCLVCYIERSIFKNVSNDAIIDRFQNMKTRRGQL, encoded by the coding sequence ATGGATAAGTTTCTCATCAAATTACCAAAGCCAAAAGATGGCCAACCAAGTTCTAGCTCTAATCaaccatttgtgagttcacaagTTGCTCCGAAAGTTCAAAGACATACAAATTCTTTTCCACTTTCAAATATGGATAGTATGCTTGATTTTAACTCTCTTGAAGCAGATCCCAAAGATCGAATGCCTATTTCATCTTATGGTCCTAATATTCGAGATGCGGTAAGGAGGTATTACATTCAAAAAAAGCCATGTCAACCTGTTGATCATATCTTCCCTAAAACTAAGTTTGTAGATAAAATGCGTCAATTTCGACCAACTTGGTTTAAGAGAAGATCTCAATGGTTGGAATATAGCATTAAAGCAGATGCGGcattttgtttgtgttgttaTTTGTTCAAGAATGAACTTGAAAGTCGTGGAAATGCCAGAGATTCATTTACAAGAGATGGTTTTAGGTGTTGGAACAAAGCTTTAGAAAGATTCAAAAAACATGTTGGTAAGGTAAATAGTATCCATCATAAATGTTTCAATAGGATGCAAGATTTGAAAAACCAACGGCAATCGATCCAATCTTCTTTTGACAAGCAAAGTGAAAAGGCAAGAAGTGATTATCGGATGCGTTTAAATGCCTCAATTGATGTAGCAAGATTTCTCTTAACATCGGAATTTCCATTTCGTGGACATGATGAAAGTGAAGGTTCCGAATATAAGGGtgcttttcttgaacttttgaaatgGTATGGGGATAGAAGTTTTGATGTGGGAAGAGTAATATTAGGTAATGCTCCACaaaatgatatgatgatttgtccgacaattcaaaaagatattgtgGAGGCTTGTGCTAAAGAAACAACTAAGGCTATCATTGAAGACTTGGACGGTGATTATTTTGGAATATTAGTTGATGAATCAAAGGATGTTTCTCATAAGGAGCAAATGGCTCTAATTTTGAGATATGTCAACAAAAGTGGAATGGTGATAGAGCGATTCTTGGGTATTGTCCACGTAAATGATACATCTTCTCAATCATTAAAAAAGGCAATTTATTCTTTGCTTTTGGATCACTCATTATGTACATCCAAAATACGTGGTCAAGGTTATGATGGGGCTAGTAATATGCAAGGGGAAATAAATGGTCTCAAGTCTTTGATTTTACAAGATACGTCATCTGCATATTCTATTCACTGTTTTGCTCACCAATTGCAATTGGCACTTGTAGGTCTTTCCAAAAAGAATTCGGAtgtggataattttttttatgttctcaCTAATATTTTGAATACTATTGGAGCTTCATTTAAACGCAGAGATTCACTTCGACAACATCAAGAAGATAAGTTGGAAGAGTTGCTTAAATTTGGAGAAGTTCATACAGGGCAAGGTTTGAATCAAGAACGTGGCCTCCAACGACCGGGTGATACTCGTTGGGGGTCTCATTTTAAAACCTTGGACAATTTCctgattcttttttcttcaattgttaATGTGCTTAAGGATATGAAACGTGATTGTCCATATCATCTTGATAGATTTGCGGCGGAAAATCTTTTGAGCAAgattcatgaatttgaatttgtctTTATGTTGCACTTGATGTTTAAGGTGTTGCTATTGACGAATGAGTTGAATAAAGTTTTACAAAAGAAAGATCAAGATATCGTTAATGCTATGGGATTGCTTGACCTTTCAAAGAAACGATTGCAAATGATGAGAGAGGATGAATGGGACTCTATGATGGATGAGGTTAGCTTATTTTGTGGTAAACATGGAATTTCAATTCCCAAAATGAATGAAGACTACTCTAATGGGAAGTCGAAGCGTAAGAGGTCCAATATTTCATATTTGCATCACTTTCGTGTGGAAGTATTTTATGCCGTCATTGATTTGGcacttcaagaactcaataatcgTTTTGATGTGGTGACTAGTGACTTGCTTCTCGGTATGGCTAGTTTGAGTCCGGTTgattcatttgctaattttcacAAGGATAGGATAATGAAACTAGCCGAGTACTACCCAAGTGAGTTTGGTGATAAAGAGCTTCGGGAACTCAATTTTCAACTTGATGATTTTATTGTCTATGCTCAAAAGTGTGATAGCAAGTTTCTCAACTTGAAGGGAATCAAGGATCTTGCAAAAGTGATGATAGAGACAAAACTAGATCAAACTTGGTCacttgtgtatctacttgtgaagTTAACTTTGATTATTCCTGTTGCTACCGCAAGCGTGGAAAGAGCATTCTCATCAATGAAAtacataaagaatgatttgcGTAATAGGATGGATGAAGATCTTTTGAATGGTTGTTTAGTTTGCTATATAGAGCGTAgtatatttaaaaatgtaagtAATGATGCCATTATTGAccgttttcaaaatatgaaaactcgTCGAGGACAATTGTAA